The DNA sequence CTTTTACTTCATCGGAAATTTCCTCGAACCTTGAAACCTTTTCATGGGGTAAAAGCATTGAGGTGTAATTTTTTATGCCCAAATCTTCTGCAATCTTTTTGGCCGATTTTTCATTATCGCCGGTAAGTATTTCTACCCTCGAAAGCCCCAATTTATTTAAATCGGATATAGCTTCCCTAGCTTCATTTTTAAGTGTATCGGTTAAAATCAAGCAGCCTATGTACTCTCCGTCATAAGCGGCATAAACTTGAGTTCCGCCTATCTCATCTCCATATAAAGGAATTTCCTTTCCTATGTTTTCGCTTATAAAGGAATTTTTTCCGGCTAAAAGATTCTTTCCCTTGTAATTTACCGAGATACCTTTTCCTGCCTTTTCGTAATAGTCTGTAAGCTCGGCATTTGGAAAAGTCTTTGTTACCTCGTCGGACAAATTAACTAGGGCACAATCTTGAACGGCTTTAGCTATAGGATGATGAGAATTAAATTCGGCAAGAGCAGCCAATTTTAAAAGCTCATATTTTTCTACATTTTCCGCAGGCATTAAGGTCATAACCTTTAGAACTCCCTTGGTAAGAGTTCCCGTTTTGTCGAAGACGACGGCATCGGCCTTTGAAAGAGCGTCTATGTAATCGGCACCTTTAATCAGTATACCCCGTTTTGCAGCTCCTCCTATTCCGCCGAAATACCCCAACGGAACCGAAATAACAAAGGCACAAGGACAGGAAATTACCAAAAATACAAGACCGCGTGAAATCCACGGAGCAAAACTTTCCCAGCCGTTAATAGGCGATGAAAAAATAAGCGCACTTAAAAGAGGCGGTAAAACCGAAAGAAGAACCGCTCCTATCGTAACTATCGGAGTGTAAACCTTTGCAAAGGATGTAATAAAGCGTTCTACCCTAGCCTTCCTGTTTTGTGCAGATTCAATCAGCTCAAGCATCTTTGAGGCAGCGGTATTTTCTAAGGAAGCGGTTGTCTTTACCGTTATAACCCCCGTTAAGTTTACAAAACCTGCAAGTACGGGGCTGCCTTTTTCTGCAGTACGCGGAAGGCTTTCTCCCGTCATAGATGAGGTATCAAGTTCGGCACTTCCTTCATAAATGACGCCGTCCAAGGGGATTTTTTCACCTGCTTTTACAATAACCAAGGAGCCGATTTTTACGCTTGCAGGATCTACAAGTTTTTCTTTAGAATCGGAATCATAAAGGCGGGCAAAGTCGGGGCGGAGGTCCATAAGATCTATGATTGAACGCCTAGATTTTTCGACGGCCGAGTGCTGTACCACCTCGCCTAAATTGTAAAAGAGCATAACAGCTGCACCCTCGGTCCAGTCGCCTAAAATAAAAGCTCCGATTGTTGCAACAGACATCAAAAAATTTTCATCAAAAACTTGACCCTTTAAAATATTTTTTACCGAAGTCAACAAGACCTTGTAGCCTGCTGTCAGCCAAGCTATGACAAATAAAACCGTCGAAAAAGCTGCATAAAAATTCTTAATTTGTATTCCGGCTTCATCAAAAAAAATCCGAGCAAAAATACCTCCGGCAAAAAACAAGGCCGAAATACCGAATTGCACTACCATCTCTTTTGAGGAGCCGTGATGATGTTCGCAGCCGCAGCCTGAATGATCGTGTCCGTGATGATCATGTCCGCAATTGCAGTGGTCATCATGCTTATGCTCGTGGTAGTTATGTCCACAGCTGCAATGTTCCTGCTTATGATGTCCATCATGATTGTGCCCGCAAGCGCAATGTTCATCGTGTTTATGCTCATGATGTTCATGCTCATGGTGGTCATGTTTGTGATGATCGAGATCATGTTCGTGGTGGTCATGTTCGTGATGATCGTGTCCACGCATACTGCAATCTTTTTCTTCTTTATGCCCACAGCCGCAATGTTCATCGTGGCTGTGATCATGGTGGCCATGGTGGTCATGATGGCCGTGGTGTTCATGTCCACAACTGCAATGTTCATCGTGCTTATGCTCGTGATGGTCGTGTTCATGTTCATGGCGGTCATGTCCACGCATATGGCAATCTTTTTCTTCATGGTCATGCCCACAGGAGCAGTGCTCATCGTGGTCATGATGGCCGTGTCCGTGGTGCCCATGGTGTTCTTCATGACTGTGCTCATGCTTGTGTTCGTTTTCTTTTTTTAAATCCATTTACCTGCCCTCCCTAATGTGTTCCAAACCGACGGAATATAGAATTCCGACATGGTTGTCATCTATTGTATAATAAACCTGTTTTCCGTTTCGGCGGCTTTTTACTATTTTAGCCTGCCTTAAAATTCTAAGCTGGTGAGAAACGGCCGAAGCCGACATTTCCAAAACTTCTGCAAGATCGGCTACACAGAGTTCCCCTGAAATAAGAGCGGAAACAATCTTAATCCTCGTAGAATCTCCGAAATTTTTAAAAAAATCTCCCAAGTCGCTCATTGTCTGCTCATCGGGCATCTTAGCCCTTGCATGAGCCACAGTTTCTTCATTCGAAACACCTATTTCATCATCTTCTATCATATTTCATCACCTATTCATATGAACATATGCTCATATATTCATCTATCATTATAATAAATTTAAAAAAATTGTCAAGTCCTATCTTGCTAAGAATTAAATTTTCTGTTACAATGTTGAAAGCATAACTTTGTTA is a window from the Treponema denticola genome containing:
- a CDS encoding heavy metal translocating P-type ATPase, which codes for MVVQFGISALFFAGGIFARIFFDEAGIQIKNFYAAFSTVLFVIAWLTAGYKVLLTSVKNILKGQVFDENFLMSVATIGAFILGDWTEGAAVMLFYNLGEVVQHSAVEKSRRSIIDLMDLRPDFARLYDSDSKEKLVDPASVKIGSLVIVKAGEKIPLDGVIYEGSAELDTSSMTGESLPRTAEKGSPVLAGFVNLTGVITVKTTASLENTAASKMLELIESAQNRKARVERFITSFAKVYTPIVTIGAVLLSVLPPLLSALIFSSPINGWESFAPWISRGLVFLVISCPCAFVISVPLGYFGGIGGAAKRGILIKGADYIDALSKADAVVFDKTGTLTKGVLKVMTLMPAENVEKYELLKLAALAEFNSHHPIAKAVQDCALVNLSDEVTKTFPNAELTDYYEKAGKGISVNYKGKNLLAGKNSFISENIGKEIPLYGDEIGGTQVYAAYDGEYIGCLILTDTLKNEAREAISDLNKLGLSRVEILTGDNEKSAKKIAEDLGIKNYTSMLLPHEKVSRFEEISDEVKAKNKKASVIFVGDGINDAPVLARSDAGIAMGGIGSDAAIEAADVVLMNDNPRLVAAAVKHARFTRKIVWQNIALAFGIKIGFLTLGALGLANLWAAVFADVGVALLAVFNSLRAKR
- a CDS encoding ArsR/SmtB family transcription factor, which translates into the protein MIEDDEIGVSNEETVAHARAKMPDEQTMSDLGDFFKNFGDSTRIKIVSALISGELCVADLAEVLEMSASAVSHQLRILRQAKIVKSRRNGKQVYYTIDDNHVGILYSVGLEHIREGR